From Anopheles darlingi chromosome 2, idAnoDarlMG_H_01, whole genome shotgun sequence, the proteins below share one genomic window:
- the LOC125948104 gene encoding inhibitor of nuclear factor kappa-B kinase subunit epsilon, translating to MNSFLRGSMNYVWCTTSVLGKGATGAVFQGVNKHNGEPVAVKTFNQLSHMRPPDVQMREFEVLRKVKHNNIVKLLDIEDDQEGRGKVIVMELCTGGSLFNILDDPENTYGLPQREFLLVLEHLSAGMKHLRDNNLVHRDLKPGNIMKYISEDGQTIYKLTDFGAARELEENQQFVSLYGTEEYLHPDMYERAVLRKSINRSFTANVDLWSIGVTLYHVATGNLPFRPYGGRKNKETMHHITTKKAPGVISGTQTSENGPIEWSKTLPAHCQLKAGLKYLVTPLLAGLLEESQTRMWSFDKFFFEVQNILNKTVLHIFYVNRATSIEVYMEPEQTYIHLKEHIVAQTEVPHASQLLLLDNELFEIKVGPNTSARGYPSTEATNPVMLFNTENYNVILPTEWDLPKFPSFPNGVSVENDASLAKVACSVGHECKRRIENYSLLDALMNKAVLQSSGFLSGLLEKLLKRTHHLEDIERLIYELARMFDVAATNHETYQKAAASILAAYKKKKTDFQAVSEPIQQLHTRFVEEESLVREWNSGYRALRTPNKNRDSEKSKSLVDRLRDSWQHLLRDRATRSLTYNDEQFHVLEKVKITETGKRLKALLNDSVRQAIEQEAECLADWYKKAQTIFLQAKFLHNDVGAYLDGFYDLRDQLLQHREDLKEDLSTDGEVSSTIASKPLPAPSPALPSKDTADHTTTENGQMARKNQYRLLCYTNLYSQLRNTSSMVQENNDLLEAIQALLKEAGE from the exons ATGAATTCGTTTCTCCGTGGGTCTATGAACTATGTCTGGTGCACGACCAGCGTGCTGGGTAAGGGTGCCACCGGGGCCGTTTTTCAGGGTGTGAATAAGCACAACGGTGAGCCGGTGGCCGTGAAAACGTTCAATCAGCTGAGTCACATGCGACCACCGGATGTGCAGATGCGGGAGTTCGAGGTGCTGCGGAAGgtgaaacacaacaacatcgtGAAGCTGCTCGACATCGAGGACGATCAGGAGGGGCGCGGCAAGGTGATCGTCATGGAGCTGTGCACGGGCGGTAGTTTGTTTAACATTCTGGACGATCCGGAAAACACGTACGGATTACCGCAGCGTGAGTTCCTACTCGTGCTCGAGCACCTGTCGGCCGGTATGAAGCACCTGCGCGATAACAACCTGGTACACCGTGATCTAAAGCCCGGTAACATCATGAAGTACATCTCGGAGGATGGCCAAACGATCTACAAGCTGACGGACTTTGGAGCGGCCCGTGAGCTAGAGGAAAATCAACAGTTTGTCTCGCTTTACGGCACCGAAGAGTACCTGCATCCGGACATGTACGAACGAGCGGTGCTACGTAAGTCGATCAATCGTAGTTTCACCGCCAACGTCGATCTGTGGTCGATCGGGGTAACGCTGTATCACGTAGCAACGGGCAATCTGCCCTTTCGACCCTACGGTGGTCGAAAGAACAAGGAAACGATGCACCACATCACAACGAAGAAGGCGCCGGGTGTCATTTCCGGTACGCAGACGAGCGAAAATGGACCGATCGAATGGTCCAAAACGCTACCGGCGCACTGTCAGCTGAAGGCAGGCCTCAAGTACCTGGTAACACCGCTGTTGGCCGGACTGCTCGAGGAAAGCCAAACGCGTATGTGGTCGTTCGACAAGTTTTTCTTCGAGGTGCAGAACATTCTTAACAAAACGGTCCTGCACATCTTCTACGTGAACCGGGCTACCTCGATCGAAGTGTACATGGAACCGGAGCAAACGTACATTCATCTAAAGGAGCACATCGTGGCGCAAACCGAGGTGCCACATGCCTCGCAGCTCTTGCTGCTCGATAATGAGCTGTTCGAGATCAAAGTGGGCCCGAATACGAGTG CACGTGGCTATCCTTCGACGGAAGCAACCAATCCGGTGATGCTGTTCAACACCGAGAACTACAACGTCATTCTTCCGACCGAGTGGGATTTGCCAAAGTTTCCCTCCTTCCCGAACGGCGTGTCCGTCGAGAACGATGCGAGCCTGGCGAAGGTGGCCTGTAGTGTGGGGCATGAGTGCAAGCGACGCATCGAGAACTATTCGCTACTCGATGCCCTCATGAACAAGGCAGTACTGCAATCGTCCGGTTTTCTGAGCGGCTTGCTCGAGAAGCTGCTCAA ACGAACGCACCACCTGGAGGATATTGAAAGACTGATCTATGAGCTGGCGAGAATGTTCGATGTAGCGGCCACAAAT CATGAAACTTATCAAAAAGCGGCCGCATCAATTCTGGCAGCgtataagaagaagaaaaccgacTTCCAGGCCGTATCGGAACCGATCCAGCAGCTGCACACACGCTTCGTCGAGGAGGAATCGTTGGTGCGCGAGTGGAACTCGGGCTACAGGGCGCTCCGTACGCCGAACAAAAACCGTGACagtgaaaaatcaaaatcccTCGTCGACCGGTTGCGCGACTCCTGGCAGCATCTGCTGCGTGATCGGGCAACCCGTTCGCTCACCTACAACGACGAACAATTCCACGTGCTGGAGAAGGTGAAGATCACCGAGACGGGCAAGCGGTTAAAGGCGCTGCTGAACGATAGTGTCCGGCAAGCGATCGAGCAGGAGGCCGAATGTTTGGCCGATTGGTACAAGAAAGCCCAAACCATTTTTCTGCAAGCCAAATTCCTCCACAACGATGTCGGTGCCTACCTCGATGGGTTCTACGATTTGCGCGATcagttgctgcagcatcggGAGGACCTAAAAGAGGACCTTAGTACGGATGGGGAGGTATCGTCCACGATCGCAAGCAAACCGCTACCAGCGCCTAGCCCGGCACTGCCATCGAAAGATACGGCCGATcataccaccaccgaaaaTGGGCAGATGGCGCGCAAGAACCAGTACAGACTGTTATGCTACACG AATTTGTACTCCCAGTTAAGGAACACCAGCAGTATGGTGCAGGAAAACAATGATCTACTTGAGGCAATACAAGCACTGCTGAAAGAGGCTGGAGAATGA
- the LOC125948107 gene encoding myotubularin-related protein 2 encodes MPTMEHHGTDFHRSSNSLDSDSISSSLNSKHGMDTIVANESGFTYLSGENMQDRKNDVSYICPYSGPAIGTLTITNYRLHFRSQPATDKDPVIVVDCPLGAVSRIEKVGGVSSRGENSYGIDIFCKDMRNLRFAHKQENHSRRTVFEKLQLFAFPLANDGKLFAFNCREKFTEDGWSVYEPVAELRRMGVNSANNDTWRITRINEGYEICDSYPSVWAVPKTAKDDLLKQVAAFRSRNRLPVLCWIHPKSLATITRCSQPLVGVGGKRSEADETYINLIMEANAQSDKLSIIDARPSANAIANKAKGGGYESEDAYKNVELTFLDIHNIHVMRESLRKLKEICFPANDDHKWLSAVESTLWLKHIKCILGGAVRIVDRIENMRMSVVVHCSDGWDRTSQLTALSMLLLDPYYRTLKGFEVLIEKEWLSFGHKFEQRIGHGDNHHSDADRSPVFLQFIDCVWQISKQFPHALEFNEYFLITILDHLYSCRFGTFLYNTERERVGKDLKNTTVSLWSFINSSHEEYRNPLYGGLSNYFSSMPVQTVLRPVVSMRHIRLWKGLYCRWNPSMRQQDPIYQRTRELLALQAELIKQLEDCRTERVLN; translated from the exons ATGCCTACGATGGAGCACCACGGGACGGATTTTCATCGTAGTTCCAACTCGCTTGATTCCGATTCCATCTCCAGTTCACTCAACTCCAAGCACGGCATGGATACGATT GTGGCCAACGAGTCCGGGTTTACGTATTTGTCCGGGGAGAATATGCAGGATCGCAAGAACGATGTGTCGTACATCTGCCCGTACAGTGGTCCCGCGATCGGTACGCTCACGATCACCAACTACCGGTTGCACTTCCGCTCGCAACCGGCCACCGACAAGGATCCGGTCATTGTGGTCGACTGTCCGCTTGGTGCGGTGAGCCGCATCGAGAAGGTCGGTGGCGTGAGCTCGAGGGGCGAAAACTCGTACGGGATCGATATCTTCTGCAAGGACATGCGGAACCTACGGTTTGCGCACAAGCAGGAGAACCACTCGCGGCGTACGGTGTTCGAGAAGCTGCAATTGTTTGCATTTCCGCTTGCTAACGACGGCAAACTGTTTGCGTTCAATTGCCGGGAAAAGTTCACCGAAGATGGGTGGAGCGTGTACGAGCCGGTGGCTGAGCTGCGGCGGATGGGGGTGAACAGTGCGAACAATGACACCTGGCGCATTACGCGCATTAACGAGGGCTACGAGATCTGTGACAGCTATCCGTCCGTTTGGGCCGTACCGAAGACAGCGAAGGACGATCTGTTGAAACAGGTGGCCGCATTCCGGTCCCGCAATCGGCTACCGGTGCTCTGCTGGATTCACCCGAAATCGCTAGCAACGATTACTCGCTGCTCACAGCCTCTGGTCGGTGTTGGGGGGAAGCGAAGTGAGGCAGATGAAACGTACATCAATCTGATCATGGAGGCGAACGCCCAGTCGGACAAACTGTCGATTATCGATGCACGGCCGAGCGCCAATGCAATTGCCAACAAGGCAAAGGGTGGCGGCTACGAGTCTGAGGATGCGTACAAGAACGTCGAGCTCACGTTTCTGGACATCCACAACATACACGTCATGCGGGAGAGCTTGCGCAAGCTGAAGGAAATCTGCTTCCCGGCCAACGACGATCACAAGTGGCTATCGGCGGTCGAGAGTACGCTCTGGTTAAAGCACATCAAGTGCATCCTTGGTGGTGCGGTACGAATTGTCGATAGG ATCGAAAACATGCGAATGTCGGTCGTGGTTCACTGTTCCGATGGATGGGATCGTACGTCACAGCTTACGGCGCTTTCGATGCTACTGCTCGATCCCTATTACCGTACACTGAAGGGCTTCGAGGTGCTGATCGAGAAGGAATGGCTAAGCTTTGGACACAAATTTGAACAG CGGATCGGTCATGGGGATAACCATCACTCGGATGCGGATCGTTCGCCTGTGTTTCTGCAGTTCATCGATTGTGTGTGGCAGATATCGAAGCAGTTTCCGCATGCACTCGAGTTTAACGAATACTTCCTCATCACGATTCTCGATCATCTGTATTCCTGTCGCTTCGGTACATTCCTGTACAACACCGAACGAGAGCGCGTCGGAAAAG ATCTGAAGAACACGACCGTTTCGCTCTGGTCGTTCATCAACTCGTCCCACGAGGAGTACCGCAATCCACTGTACGGTGGACTCAGCAACTACTTTAGCTCGATGCCAGTGCAAACAGTACTGCGACCCGTGGTAAGCATGCGCCACATACGGCTCTGGAAAGGACTGTACTGCCGGTGGAATCCCAGCATGCGACAACAGGATCCGATCTATCAGCGAACACGCGAACTGTTAGCACTGCAGGCGGAGCTGATTAAGCAGCTGGAAGACTGCAGGACGGAGCGTGTCCTAAACTAG
- the LOC125948106 gene encoding beta-1,3-glucosyltransferase, protein MYKVALPLPPSPVTLVLPLVLPVMVALLLLMPPFLYAAAASSLAAHELSFLVLSQPAKFNAARARSLRYSIVEQLKELTQPDAGGPNEPDNVFLSHELFPDNDGAWAITPVLRHVRTSLLKATHRTARWLIICEEQSHVNVSLLAHHLAKEDYREKLFLGYPLHDREATIIHHFAFFKNPSSFLYPYVRAGVALTVPLVDHLVELIPLVPLSDFFIDAAHEFALLLWRQGTGYPLQPRRYFCAKPAPGCAIQALFQGAAVPGAPARGAASGEMTVSCGRKPTSIEHIMFAVKTCHKYHRDRIPVLKHTWTRFVEHLRYFSDASDHTIPTVVTSVPNTGAGHCAKTLAILRLIRDEIRFNATLQATVRWVMLVDDDTILSPSSLVRFLSCYDPDRDLYLGERYGYHLMSTDGYNYVTGGGGIVLSVAILDALQQTCECPAPSSPDDMILAACLQRLGVRPIHSSLFHQARPSDYAPELLDPLRTVSFHKHWQVDPHQVYNRWFRQSDEQYHFTTVVSGSPSGPSLPSDGAGKLQPRVADDAGERVSHRCATYQQPAVAHMVSNRNENDSIRELRQRVDDDKASTVHRPGHDNDDDDVHLRPSHHRRTSRTAPPVTDASQHNHILRTRWCESNELQSNSDHLLLHQKNLPETANIIKHSDL, encoded by the exons ATGTATAAAGTTGCATTGCCGCTTCCGCCGTCACCGGTTACgttggtgctgccgctggtgcttccggtgatggtggcgctgctgctgctgatgccaccATTCCTCTACGCCGCCGCTGCATCCTCCCTCG CTGCCCATGAGTTATCGTTCCTGGTGTTAAGCCAACCGGCCAAGTTCAATGCAGCCCGTGCACGGTCCCTGCGGTACAGCATCGTCGAGCAGCTTAAAGAGCTGACACAG CCGGATGCTGGTGGGCCCAACGAGCCGGACAATGTGTTTCTCTCGCACGAGCTCTTCCCCGACAACGATGGTGCGTGGGCCATTACACCCGTCCTGCGGCACGTCCGGACATCGCTGCTGAAGGCAACGCACCGGACCGCCCGCTGGTTGATCATCTGCGAGGAGCAAAGCCACGTCAACGTGAGTCTATTAGCGCACCACTTAGCGAAGGAAGACTATCGGGAG AAGCTGTTCCTCGGTTACCCACTGCATGACCGGGAGGCGACCATAATTCATCATTTCGCGTTTTTCAAAAACCCATCCAGCTTCCTGTATCCGTACGTGCGGGCCGGTGTCGCACTGACCGTACCGCTGGTCGACCACCTGGTCGAGCTGATCCCGCTCGTACCGCTGTCGGATTTCTTCATCGACGCCGCCCACGAGTTCGCCCTGCTCCTCTGGCGGCAAGGCACCGGATATCCGCTGCAACCGAGGCGCTACTTTTGCGCCAAACCCGCACCCGGTTGTGCGATCCAGGCGCTCTTCCAGGGAGCCGCGGTCCCGGGGGCACCGGCCAGGGGCGCCGCTTCCGGTGAGATGACCGTAAGTTGT GGCCGCAAACCGACGAGCATAGAGCATATTATGTTCGCGGTGAAGACATGCCACAAGTACCACCGGGATCGAATACCCGTCCTCAAGCACACGTGGACCCGGTTCGTGGAGCATCTGCGCTACTTCAGCGATGCATCAG ACCACACGATACCGACGGTGGTAACGTCCGTACCGAACACTGGGGCCGGCCATTGCGCCAAGACGCTCGCAATACTGCGACTGATCCGGGACGAGATACGCTTCAACGCAACGCTCCAGGCGACCGTCCGGtgggtgatgctggtggaCGATGATACGATACTGAG CCCATCCTCACTGGTGCGGTTCCTGAGCTGCTACGATCCGGACCGGGATCTGTACCTTGGTGAACGGTATGGGTACCATCTGATGAGCACGGACGGTTACAACTACgtgaccggtggcggtggcatcgtACTGAGCGTGGCCATCCTGGACGCACTGCAGCAAACGTGCGAATGTCCGGCCCCATCCTCGCCGGACGATATGATACTGGCGGCCTGTCTGCAGCGACTCGGAGTGCGCCCGATCCACTCGTCGCTCTTCCACCAGGCACGCCCCTCGGACTACGCACCGGAGCTGCTCGATCCACTGCGCACCGTTTCCTTCCACAAGCACTGGCAAGTCGATCCGCACCAGGTGTACAACAGGTGGTTCCGCCAGTCGGACGAACAGTACCACTTCACCACCGTGGTGTCCGGAAGTCCTTCCGGGCCATCATTACCGAGTGACGGGGCCGGTAAATTGCAGCCACGCGTAGCAGACGACGCCGGTGAGCGCGTGAGTCATCGGTGTGCTACCTACCAGCAACCGGCCGTGGCACATATGGTCagcaatcgaaatgaaaacgatAGCATACGAGAGCTGCGTCAACGGGTCGATGATGATAAAGCGTCGACGGTACATAGACCTGgccatgataatgatgatgatgatgtgcaccTTCGACCgtctcatcatcgtcgcaccAGCCGGACGGCTCCACCGGTCACCGATGCTTCGCAGCATAACCATATCCTGCGCACACGCTGGTGCGAAAGCAATGAGCTTCAATCAAACAGTGACCACCTTCTGCTGCACCAGAAGAACCTGCCCGAGACGGCAAACATAATCAAACACAGCGATCTGTAA